The Cucumis melo cultivar AY chromosome 5, USDA_Cmelo_AY_1.0, whole genome shotgun sequence genome has a segment encoding these proteins:
- the LOC103499419 gene encoding cryptochrome-1 — MDGGSSESPNMGCNKTIVWFRRDLRIEDNPALAAAARNGFVYPVYIWCPKEEGQFYPGRVSRWWLKQSLAHLKQSLKSLGADLVLMKTQSTIFSLLECINATGATKVAFNCLYDPISLVRDHNIKEKLVELEISVQSYNADLLYEPWDVYDENGNAFTTFKEYWDKCHLLQKELVSTLPPWKLQQAAGMVGSCSIEELGLENESEKSSNALLARAWSPGWSNADKALAEFVENHLLEYAKNRQHLGGTSTSLLSPYLHFGEVSVGKVFQKVRLKQILWAREGNASGEQSAELFLRAIGLREYSRYICFNFPFTHERSLLSSLKFFPWHASQDNFKAWRLGRTGYPLVDAGMRELWATGWIHNRIRVIVSCFAVKVLLLPWKWGMKYFWDTLLDADLESDILGWQYISGSLPDGHELERLDDPQIQGSKYDPDGEYIRHWLPELARMPTEWIHHPWDAPQTVLQASGVELGLNYPTPIVELDLAANRLTEAIIKMREIEAAAGANSNGTNEVVMDNADRIQSVGTTNVAAAAKTCATNSSNDQKVPTIHNSKVSNNPLSRKRSKAKEEKGEFQYNIRNNVQNEAGTSKFDDDLCSTAESSSSKKPSTSRTSFSVPQFCSSSKELPQSSEEHTDR, encoded by the exons ATGGATGGTGGAAGCTCTGAATCCCCAAATATGGGTTGTAACAAGACCATAGTATGGTTTCGTAGAGACCTCAGGATTGAGGACAACCCTGCTTTAGCTGCTGCTGCTAGGAATGGTTTTGTATATCCTGTGTACATATGGTGTCCTAAAGAAGAGGGACAATTCTATCCTGGTCGGGTATCGAGGTGGTGGTTGAAGCAATCCCTTGCCCATTTGAAACAGTCTCTTAAATCACTTGGTGCTGACCTAGTGCTGATGAAAACTCAGAGTACTATTTTCTCTCTTCTGGAGTGTATCAATGCTACTGGGGCAACAAAAGTAGCATTTAACTGTCTCTACG ATCCCATTTCACTTGTCCGAGACCAcaatattaaagaaaaactagttGAACTCGAAATTTCTGTGCAGAGCTACAATGCAGATCTTTTATATGAGCCATGGGACGTATATGATGAAAATGGGAATGCTTTTACGACCTTCAAAGAATATTGGGATAAATGTCATCTTTTGCAAAAGGAGTTGGTTTCAACTCTCCCTCCATGGAAACTACAGCAGGCTGCAG GAATGGTGGGAAGTTGTTCTATTGAGGAACTAGGTCttgaaaatgaatcagaaaaatcTAGCAATGCATTACTAGCTAGAGCTTGGTCTCCAGGCTGGAGCAACGCTGATAAGGCTTTGGCGGAATTTGTAGAAAATCATCTGCTAGAATATGCAAAAAATAGGCAACATCTTGGTGGTACCTCCACATCCCTACTGTCCCCGTACCTACATTTTGGGGAAGTAAGCGTTGGTAAGGTTTTCCAAAAAGTGAGATTGAAACAGATATTGTGGGCAAGAGAGGGAAATGCTTCAGGGGAACAAAGCGCAGAACTGTTTCTCAGGGCTATAGGGCTCAGAGAGTATTCTCGTTATATATGTTTCAACTTTCCATTCACCCATGAGAGATCATTGCTAAGCAGTCTGAAGTTCTTTCCTTGGCATGCTAGCCAGGATAACTTTAAGGCTTGGCGGCTGGGTCGAACTGGTTACCCATTGGTTGATGCAGGAATGAGAGAGCTTTGGGCAACAGGATGGATACACAACAGAATTAGAGTGATTGTTTCTTGCTTTGCAGTTAAAGTTTTGCTTCTTCCCTGGAAATGGGGAATGAAGTATTTTTGGGACACTCTTTTAGATGCAGATTTAGAAAGTGATATCCTTGGTTGGCAATATATTTCTGGGAGTTTGCCTGACGGCCATGAGCTTGAGAGATTGGACGATCCACAG ATTCAAGGATCCAAGTATGATCCAGATGGAGAATATATTAGGCATTGGCTGCCTGAGCTGGCACGAATGCCAACTGAATGGATTCATCACCCTTGGGATGCACCTCAGACTGTCCTACAAGCTTCAGGAGTTGAGTTAGGTTTGAACTATCCGACACCGATAGTTGAGTTAGATTTGGCTGCTAATCGATTGACAGAAGCCATAATCAAAATGCGGGAAATTGAAGCGGCTGCTGGGGCAAACTCAAATGGTACAAATGAAGTTGTTATGGATAATGCAGATAGGATTCAATCTGTAGGTACTACAAATGTTGCTGCAGCAGCAAAAACATGTGCTACTAATTCTTCTAATGACCAGAAGGTACCAACAATCCATAATTCAAAGGTCAGTAATAATCCATTGAGTAGGAAACGGTCTAAAGCCAAGGAAGAGAAAGGAGAATTTCAGTATAATATTCGCAACAACGTACAAAATGAAGCTGGGACCTCAAAATTTGATGATGATTTATGCTCTACTGCTGAATCTTCATCATCTAAGAAACCATCCACCAGTAGAACTTCCTTTTCTGTTCCACAGTTTTGTTCCTCATCAAAAGAGCTGCCACAGTCATCTGAAGAACATACTGATAGATGA
- the LOC103499418 gene encoding low affinity inorganic phosphate transporter 1-like, giving the protein MSRQVGVLNALDLAKTQWYHFTAIIIAGMGFFTDAYDLFCISIVTKLLGRIYYHIPNSPKPGSLPPNIAAAVNGVAFCGTLSGQLFFGWLGDKLGRKKVYGITLILMVVCSIASGLSFSHSSKSVIATLCFFRFWLGFGIGGDYPLSATIMSEYANKKTRGAFIAAVFAMQGFGILGGGIVALIVSAAFNNRFPAPPYMDNPNRPTIPEADYVWRIVLMFGAIPAALTYYWRMKMPETARYTALVAQNAKQAAADMSRVLQVDLELNDHEKNFTTESHEINQNRFGLFSREFAKRHGLHLLGTTTTWFLLDIAFYSQNLFQKDIFTAIEWLPSAATMSELEECFKIAKAQTLIALCGTVPGYWFTVALIDYLGRFFIQLMGFIMMTIFMFALAFPYNHWKEKPHRIGFVVMYSLTFFFANFGPNSTTFIVPAEIFPARLRSTCHGISAAAGKAGAIVGAFGFLYAAQSKDPKLTDPGYPTGIGVKNALILLGCVNFCGALFTLLVPESKGKSLEELTGENEDENMNGNTNIVRDVNV; this is encoded by the coding sequence ATGAGTCGACAAGTTGGAGTGCTAAACGCACTCGATCTTGCAAAAACCCAATGGTACCATTTCACTGCAATCATCATCGCTGGAATGGGTTTCTTCACCGACGCTTACGATCTCTTCTGTATCTCCATCGTCACTAAACTCCTCGGCCGAATCTATTACCATATTCCAAATTCCCCCAAACCCGGCTCCCTCCCTCCCAACATCGCTGCCGCCGTCAACGGCGTCGCCTTCTGCGGCACCCTTTCCGGCCAACTCTTCTTCGGCTGGCTCGGCGACAAGCTCGGCCGTAAAAAAGTCTACGGCATTACCCTCATTCTCATGGTCGTTTGCTCCATCGCCTCCGGCCTCTCCTTCAGCCACTCCTCAAAATCCGTAATTGCCACACTTTGTTTCTTTCGTTTCTGGCTCGGCTTTGGCATTGGCGGCGACTACCCTCTCTCCGCCACCATCATGTCCGAATACGCCAACAAAAAAACCCGCGGCGCATTCATCGCCGCTGTCTTTGCAATGCAAGGGTTTGGAATCTTAGGTGGAGGAATCGTCGCTTTAATCGTCTCTGCCGCTTTCAACAACCGCTTCCCAGCACCACCGTACATGGACAATCCCAACCGCCCCACCATACCGGAGGCCGATTATGTATGGCGAATCGTTCTAATGTTCGGCGCAATTCCGGCCGCATTAACATATTACTGGCGGATGAAAATGCCGGAGACGGCGAGATACACTGCCTTAGTTGCTCAAAACGCAAAACAAGCAGCGGCGGATATGTCGAGAGTGCTGCAAGTTGATCTCGAATTAAACGACCACGAAAAGAATTTCACGACAGAATCACATGAAATTAATCAAAACCGTTTCGGTTTATTCTCACGCGAATTCGCCAAACGCCATGGACTCCATTTATTAGGGACCACCACCACATGGTTTCTTTTAGACATAGCCTTTTACAGTCAAAACCTCTTCCAGAAAGACATTTTTACCGCCATTGAATGGCTTCCATCGGCGGCGACAATGAGcgaattagaagaatgtttcaAAATCGCAAAAGCTCAGACATTAATCGCACTATGCGGGACAGTTCCCGGTTACTGGTTCACGGTGGCGCTAATTGATTACTTGGGAAGATTTTTCATTCAATTGATGGGATTTATAATGATGACGATCTTCATGTTTGCTCTGGCGTTTCCTTACAATCATTGGAAGGAGAAGCCTCACAGAATTGGGTTTGTTGTAATGTATTCGTTGACATTTTTCTTTGCCAATTTTGGGCCGAATTCGACGACGTTTATAGTGCCGGCGGAGATATTTCCGGCTAGGTTGAGGTCGACTTGTCATGGGATATCGGCGGCGGCGGGGAAAGCAGGGGCGATAGTGGGGGCGTTTGGGTTTTTGTATGCGGCGCAGAGTAAGGATCCGAAATTGACGGATCCGGGTTACCCGACGGGGATCGGAGTAAAGAATGCTTTGATTTTGTTGGGATGTGTGAATTTTTGTGGAGCATTGTTTACTTTGTTGGTGCCGGAATCCAAAGGAAAGTCGTTGGAGGAGCTGACTGGGGAGAATGAAGACGAGAACATGAATGGAAATACAAATATAGTTAGGGATGTAAATGTTTAA